ATCCAACATTATACGAAGACCGGCTTGCCGGTGGGTTCTAAGTCTTTAATGGCAGCAGGAATTAATGCTAGTTCAGCAACGATCCGCAATGATATGAAAGCTTTAGAAGAAGCAGGTCTCTTACAAAAGACGCATTCTTCTTCTGGTCGTATTCCTTCGATGGTGGGTTACCGTTATTACGTTGACCATCTTTTAAAGCCTACTCGTGTAGCAAAAACGGATATGCAAGTAATCAAGCGGTCTTTTGGAAAAGAATTTCATGAGATTAACGATATTATTCAACAATCTGCTGAAATTTTATCCAATTTAACCAGCTATACTGCCTTGTCCTTGGGTCCGGATATGAAGGATAGACGTCTGACCGGTTTTCGAATTGTCCCGTTAAATAGTCGTCAAGTGATTGCGATTATCGTAACGGATCAAGGCAATGTTGAAAGTCAAGTCTTTGCCTTGCCGCAAAGTGTCAGCGGAGCTGACTTGGAAAAGATGGTACGGATCATCAACGACAAATTAGTGGGTGAGCCGTTACTAACGGTTTACCAACGTCTGCGTACTGAGATTCCGATGATCTTGCATAAATACTTTCAAACAACAGAAGGTATTTTAGATTTATTTGATTTAATGTTGGGTCAAGTTTTTGAAGAAAAGGTCTTTGTCGGCGGTCGCATGAATATGATTGATTTTGAACCTGCTACTGATGTGGATCAGTTCAAATCAATTTACCGCTTTATGAAAGACCCTGAAGAGTTGATGCAGCTTTTAATTCCACCAACAGATAACATTGATATTCGTATTGGTGATGAGTTGGGCAATGACTTATTTCATAATATGAGCTTAATTCAAGCCAGTTATGATATTTCTGGTCATGGTAAAGGTGTGATTGCATTATTAGGTCCTGCAAGTATGCAGTATTCTAAAATGTTTGGTTTACTTGATGTGTTTTCCAGAGAACTAGCCGAGAAATTGGCGGAGTATTATCGTTCGCTCGACGCAACAAGTTAAAAAAGAAATTTGCGTAGAAAGGTGGCAAGTTCAGTGTCAGAAAAAGATCAAGAATTAAAAGATCAAGAATTAAAAGATCAAGAATTAAAAGATCAAGAGGTAGCGGAAGCTACTGAACAAAAAGATTTGGAACAAGAATCTGTCACAGATGAATTAACTGAACTGACAGCAAAAATTGATGAAATGGACGACCAATTATTACGGGCAAAAGCAGAAATTGCGAATATTACCAATCGTAACCGTAATGAAAGAGAACTTTTACAACGTTATCGTTCACAAGACTTAGCAAAAAAACTATTACCGGCTATTGACAATTTGGAGCGAGCAATGGCAACAGATGTCTCGGATGAACAAGGCATTAATTTGAAAAAAGGTGTTGAAATGACCTTAGCTAGTTTGCAACAAGCTTTAAAAGAAGAAGGAATTGAAGAGATTGCTGCTGAAGGCGAAGCTTTTGATCCCAACTTCCATCAAGGTGTGCAAACTGTTGAAGCAAGTGATGATGCACCTGCCAATACAATTGTGCAGGTACTACAAAAAGGCTACAAGTTACACGATCGCGTCTTACGACCAAGTATGGTTATTGTAGCCCAATAAATTTTAAAAAAATTACGAGTAACTATTAAAGGAGCGTTTTATTATGAGTAAAATTATTGGTATTGACTTAGGTACAACAAACTCTGCAGTCGCAGTCCTAGAAGGCGGCGAAGCAAAAATTATTGCAAACCCAGAAGGTAACCGAACAACTCCTTCTGTTGTATCATTTAAAAATGGCGAAATTCAAGTTGGGGAAGTAGCAAAACGTCAAGCTGTAACCAACCCAAATACTGTTTCTTCTATTAAACGCCACATGGGCGAAGCAGGCTACAAAGTTGAAGTAGAAGGAAAATCTTATACACCACAAGAAATTTCAGCAATGGTATTACAATACATTAAAGGCTTTGCAGAAGACTACTTAGGTGAAAAAGTAGAAAAAGCTGTTATTACAGTTCCTGCATACTTTAACGATGCACAACGTCAAGCAACTAAAGACGCTGGTAAAATTGCCGGTCTTGAAGTAGAACGGATTGTCAATGAACCAACCGCCGCTGCTTTAGCATATGGCTTGGATAAAACAGATCGTGATGAAAAAATCTTAGTCTTTGACCTTGGTGGTGGTACTTTTGACGTATCAATCTTGGAATTAGGCGATGGTGTCTTTGACGTATTATCAACTGCTGGGGATAACCATTTAGGTGGGGATGACTTTGACAATAAAATCATCGATCACATGGTAGCAGAATTCAAAAAAGACAACGGCATCGATCTTTCAAATGACAAAATGGCAATGCAACGTTTGAAAGATGCTGCAGAAAAAGCCAAAAAAGACTTATCTGGTGTGACAAGTACACAAATCAGCTTACCATTTATCACTGCAGGAGACGCTGGTCCTTTGCACTTAGAAATGACATTAACACGAGCAAAATTTGATGAATTGACAGCTGACTTAGTTGAACGGACTAAAGTACCAGTTCGCCAAGCGCTAAAAGATGCTGGTTTATCACAATCAGAAGTAGACGAAGTAATTTTAGTAGGTGGTTCAACTCGTATTCCTGCGGTTGTTGAAGCAGTTCGCAAAGAAACTGGTAAAGAACCAAACAAATCTGTTAACCCAGATGAAGTTGTAGCAATGGGTGCTGCTATTCAAGGTGGTGTTATTACAGGTGATGTTAAAGATGTTGTCTTACTAGATGTAACCCCATTATCATTAGGTATTGAAACAATGGGTGGAGTCTTTACAAAATTAATTGACCGCAATACAACCATTCCAACGAGCAAATCACAAGTATTCTCAACTGCCGCAGATAACCAACCTGCTGTTGATATTCATGTGTTGCAAGGTGAACGTCCAATGGCTGCAGACAACAAAACATTAGGTCGTTTCCAATTGACAGATATTCCAGCTGCACCTCGTGGTATTCCTCAAATCGAAGTAACATTTGATATTGATAAAAACGGGATTGTAAATGTATCTGCTAAAGACTTAGGTACACAAAAAGAACAAAAAATTACGATTAAATCTTCATCAGGTTTATCAGACGACGAAATCGAACGCATGGTAAAAGATGCAGAAGCAAATGCGGAAGCTGATAAAGCACGTAAAGAAGAAGTTGACTTGCGCAATGATGTAGATGCTTTATTATTCTCTGTTGATAAAACATTAAAAGAATTAGAAGGTAAAGTTGACGCAGATGAAGTGAAAAAAGCAGAAGATGCGCGGGATGAATTAAAAGCTGCTGTTGAAGCTAATAATTTAGAAGATATGAAAGCAAAACGCGATGCGTTAAACGAAATCGTCCAAAATTTAACAGTTAAATTATACGAACAAGCAGCACAACAACAAGCTGATGCTGACCCAACACAAGCACAAGGTGGCGCTGATGACGTTGTCGATGCTGATTTTGAAGAAGTTGACGGCGACGATAAATAATTTTGTAAAAGTGAAATAGTTCGCTGTGTAGGATTAGAAAAAAGCCAAGGCCTAGCTTTGGCTTTTTCTATGAGATAGTTCAGCTTCCTAACAAAATGTGTTAAAATACCCAAGTGAGACTAAATGTATGTGGAGGGAAAGCCTATGGCAGACAAACGTGATTATTACGAAGTCCTCGGGCTACAAAAGGGAGCTTCCGATGACGAAATCAAAAAAGCATATCGCAAGCTTTCCAAAAAGTATCATCCTGATATTAATAAAGAACCTGATGCAGAAGACAAATTCAAAGAAATTTCGGAAGCTTATGAAATTTTAAGCGATCCGCAAAAACGGGCGGCATATGATCAATATGGTCATGCTGGTACTGATCCGAATTACGGCGGAGGCTATGGTGGCTTTGGCGGCGGTAATTATGGTGGATTCAGCGGTGGCGGTAGTTTTGGCGGTTTTGAAGATATTTTTGAATCCTTCTTTGGTGGTGGCGGCGGTCGTTCTGCTGATCCCAATGCACCAAGACAAGGTGCTGACTTACAGTATGCGGTTAATTTAAAGTTTGAAGAAGCCATTTTTGGGGTGGAAAAAACGGTTAAATACAATCGTGAAGAAGTCTGTCATACTTGTGGCGGAAATGGTGCTAAACCAGGTACACAACCCGTGACGTGTTCAAAATGTCATGGTTCTGGTACGATTAATGTTGAACGCCAAACGCCTCTAGGACGGATGATGAGTCGTCAGACTTGTGATGTATGTCATGGAACAGGTAAAGAAATCAAAGATCCATGTCCAACTTGTCATGGATCAGGTCATGAAAAGAAAGCTCATGAAGTAAAAGTGACTGTCCCTGCCGGAGTGGAAGATGGGCAACAAATGCGTCTACAAAACCAAGGAGAAGCTGGTGAAAACGGTGGACCTTACGGTGATTTATATGTTGTCTTTCGCGTAGAAGAAAGTGACATTTTTGATCGTGATGGGGCTGAAATTTATTATGAATTACCACTTAATTTTGTTCAAGCTGCATTAGGGGATGAAATTAATGTGCCGACAGTTCATGGTGAAGTGAAATTAAAAGTTCCAGCTGGAACACAAACCGGAACGAATTTCCGTTTACGTGGTAAAGGTGCGCCAAAATTGCGGGGAAGCGGAAATGGTGATCAACACGTAAAAGTGAAATTGATTACACCTAAAAATCTAAGCGAAGAGCAAAGACAAGCATTGCGTCAATTTGCTGAAGTTAGTGGAACAAAATTGACTGAACAACAGTCAGAAGGCTTCTTTGATAAAATGAAAGATGCCTTTGGCGGTAAGAAAAAATAAGATAAAAGAGTTCATCAGAGAAATCTGATGAACTCTTTTTCTTTTGAAATTGGAAGAAAGTTAATTTTAGACAACCGTTTATTTTATAAATAGTAACGAAAATTATATCCATATCCTAATTTTCTTAAAAAATATTTGTTAAAAAGTGACTTATGTTTTTTGCCGCTTTATCTAATTTTGTGAAATTAAATAATTTCGTGAAGCTTTTCTTATTTTGAGTTATAGTTAGAATAGTCAGATAAAAGGAGTGGTAGAATGCGCGTTTTTGCTAGCCCCCAAGTTTATATCCAAGGATTTGCGGCTTTTCAAACAGAACTTTTATGCTTGCAACGATTAGGTAAAAAAGCCTTAATTGTGACTGATGCATTTGTGATGCAGATGGTAGGAGAGCAGTTGGTTGAGAATTTAAACAGAGTAGAAATTGAAAGTGCCGCTGTTTTAGTAGATCACAGCAGTCAAGCAACTTTCTTTGCAAAGACTAAAGAGATGATTCAAACTGATAATTATCAATTTATCATTGCTTTAGGGGGTGGGAAGGCAATGGATTTAGGGAAAATGGTTGCAAATAACAATCACTTACCTGTTGCCGTCTTACCTACATCGGCAGCGACGGATGCTGCTACGTCGCGAATTTCTGTTATTTATGATGATGCAGGAAATTTTGTACGCTATAATTTTTATGCTAAAAATCCTGAAATCGTTCTAGTGGATACTAAAATTATCTTTGCGGCACCTCAAGAAATGCTAGTGGCAGGTTTTGCCGATGGTATTGCAACTTATATTGAGGCGCGAAGTGTTTGGGAGGATCAGGGCGTAAATATTGCTGGTGCCAAACCGACCCTAGCAGCGTTAAGTTTAGCTAAAACGTGTCACGACGTTTTAATACGTGATATTAAAAGTGCACTACGAGCACAAAAGGATGGCATCATAAATGCTGCTTTTGAAAATGTCGTAGAGTCCAATATTTTATTAAGTGGTTTGGGGTTTGAAAATGGCGGCTTGAGTTTGGCCCATAGTTTTCATAACGTGATAATGGGAGATTGCCAATTGAGCGTAAGAGGCAGTCATGGTCAAATTGTTGCAGTAGGACTACTTTTACAGTTGTTAATTGAAAAAAGGAGAACAGAGTATGAGGATTACCGTCAATTATTTACGAGTTTGAAACTGCCGACTACCTTACCAGAACTTAATTTGAATTTATCTCAAACCATGATTAGGGATCTTGCTAAGAAAATTTTATTAACGAAGCAAGCTGGAAATCACCTTGGTAAACAAGTAGATGAAGCAAAAATCAGCACGGCTTTAACTGAGTTAGCATAGAAAGAAGAGCTTAAAATGAAGATTTTAGTAACCGGATTTGATCCTTTTGACAAAGAAAAAATCAACCCCGCCTTAGAGGCGGTGAAACGTCTGCCAGAAGAAATTGCGGGAGCAAAAATTATTAAGTTGGAAATTCCAACAGTATTTGGACAAGCTGGTATAGTAGTTGAAAATGCCATTGAATTAAACAAACCTGATGTCGTAGTTAATATTGGTCAGGCGGGAGGACGCTTTGCGATTACACCTGAGAAGGTAGCGATTAATCTGGCTGATGCGCGAATTGCCGATAATGCCGGAAATCAGCCGCTTGACGAGACGATAGTTACGGATGGGCAAACCGCGTATTTTACCCAATTACCGATAAAGGCCATGGTAGCGGCAATTAATGCTAAAGGACTTCCAGCGGCAATTTCTTATACGGCGGGTAGTTTTGTTTGCAACTATATTATGTATTATGTGCAATACTTAATTGATAAAAAATATCCAAATTTAAAAGGTGGGTTTATCCACGTACCTTTCATTTTCGAACAGGTTGTTACAAAACCACAACAGCCCGCAATGAGTATAAATGACATTGTAATTGGTCTAACAGCAGCAATTGCCGCAATAGCTACTTCTGGGCAAGAAGATATCAAAACTGTTGGTGGAACGAAACATTAATGTGATTTGCTGAAAAAATAAAATTACACTTACATTTGTTTAAAATTAAGAAAAGTTGGAGGGATATTTCGGCTTTGAGACATAAAAGTAAAATTTATTAAAATTTTTTTCGTTTGTATAAATTTTTGCCTGTGGGTGAGGATTGATTCGTGGAGCCTGACAGGGATAATCTTTGACCGCATGATTTATTCACATAAAAAAGCAATCCTCTGTTAAGAAAACTTAGCAGAGGATTGCTTTTTTTTAATGTAATTAGACGTTTAAGACCTTATCTAAGAAGTCTTTGGTCCGCGGATTAGTAGGATTATTGAAGACTTCATCTGGAGTGCCGTCTTCTAAAAATTTGCCACCATCGCAAAATAAAACACGATTGGCAACTTCTTTTGCAAATCCCATCTCATGGGTAACGATGACCATTGTCATCCCTTGTTTGGCTAGTTTTTTCATGACATTTAAAACGTCACCAACCATTTCGGGATCTAGTGCTGAAGTTGGTTCGTCAAACAACATAATATCTGGGTTCATCGCCAGTGCACGCGCAATAGCGACACGTTGCTTTTGACCGCCAGACAAACTACCAGGCAGGGCGTCTTTTTTATCAGCTAAGCCAACTGTTTCCAATAAACTAACTGCCTTTTTTTCGGCATCTGATTTTGACATCCGACCAAGGTCGGTGGGTGCTAAAGTAATATTTTGCATCACGGATAGATGAGGAAACAAATTGAAATGTTGGAATACCATCCCGATATGCTGACGAACCTTGTTGATGTTCGTTTCTTTAGCCATTAAGTGGGTACCATCAATTTCGATATCGCCACTGGTAGGTTCTTCTAGTCGGTTTAAGCAACGCAAAAATGTACTTTTACCTGAACCAGATGGGCCGATTACACACACAACTTCGCCTTCGTTAATTGTGATACTCATATCATTTAAGACGGTATTGTCACCATATTTTTTAACTAAGTTGGTTACTTTAATTTTTTCTGCCATCTTATTTCACCTTCTTTTCTAAAACTTTCGCCAGACGAGTTAAGGCAGTAATTACGATTAAATACATAACACCGATAATTAGGTAAACGTAAGTACTTTGCATATTACGGGCTACGATGATTTTACCAGTCTGAAGCAATTCAACAACCCCAATAACAGAAATAATGGTGGTGTCTTTTAGCGAGATAACAAATTGGTTAACAAATGATGGAATCATGATTTTAATAGCTTGGGGCAGTATAATTTTGCGCATGGTATGGGTATAGCCTAACCCTAAACTACGAGAAGCTTCCATTTGTCCCACAGGAACTGCATTAATACCACCACGGACAATTTCAGCGATATAGGCACTAGCATTCAGGGTTAATGTGATAACCCCAGCCGTATAGTCGGGAATGGTAAAGCCAATTGCATCTGATAAACCAAAGAAGATAAAGAAGGCGAGTACCATCATTGGAATCCCACGAATAATATCGACATAAATTGAAGCAAAAATACGTAAACCTTTGATTGGCGCAACGCTAAACAAACCAAAGATAACACCAATTGCAAGTGCTAATACAAAAGAGATTAAAGCCAGTGAGATTGTTTTCCATAATCCTTCTAGTAAAACTTTCCAGTTGTTTTTCAACAAACCGCCAATGGTTGACTCATCAACCGTAGATTTTTTTTGTTCGTTGCCATCAGCAATGTATTTATTTAAGATCTTGTCATATTCACCGGTCTGTTTCATTTCTTTTAAGGCTTCGTTAAACATTTCCAAAAGTTCCGGAGATTGTCCTTTTTTAACAGCAAAGCCATATGAACCGCCGCTTTCACGTTTGATTGGGGTAGCTAGTTCTTGTCCTTGGCTAATAGCATAGCCAATTACGGGATAGTCATCCATAATAGCGTCAATTTGCCCCCCGCGAACGGAATCATAAAGTCCGTCAGCTGTATCATATTGTTTGATCGTGTAGCCATATTTATCTTTATTTTTTTGGAGGAAATCAGCACTTTCAGTTCCTATTTTCGCGCCAACTTTTTTTCCTTTTAAATCAGCATAACTCTTGATTTCGTCATTGCCTTTTTTTATGGCTAATTGAATTCCCGATTCAAAATAAGGCTCAGAAAAATCAAAACTTTGTTTGCGTTCATCGGTGATCGTCATCCCAGCAATCATAGCATCGGCTTGATTACCTTGAACTGCTTGGACAGCACCGGCAAAACCAATATGATTCCATTTTAATTTAAAACCTTGCATCTGGGCTGCTTTATTTAATAAGTCAACGTCAATACCTTCGTACTTATTATCTGTATTTTGAAATTCAAAAGGTGCAAAAGCAGTATCGCTGGCAATGACATATTCTGCTTTTTTGGGTTCGATTTTTTTCATCGGAGTAGCAGCAGTATCTTCACTTTTAGCAACATATTTTGCCACGATTTTATCATAGTCGCCACTAGATTTTAAGTCTTTTAAGCCAGCGTTGAATTTTTTTAGTAATTCTGCATTTTTGCCTTTTTTGACAGCAAAGCCATATGAATTGCCTTTTTCTTTGTCACCGACTAATTGTAAAGGTTGTCCTTTTCTAACCGCGTAACCTAAAACAGGTTCATCATCGAAAATTGCCTGTACTGTATTGTTATTCAATGAACCGTAAAGAGCGTCAGCGGCATCATATAATTTGATACTATAGTCGTATTTTTCTTTATTTTCTTCCAAGAAAGTTGCAGATTCTGTTCCAACTTTGGCACCAACAGTTTTCCCTTTTAAGTCGGTGTAGTTTTTAATTTTGGTATCGCCTTTTGCAACGGCCATTTGAATACCGCTATCGTAATAAGGATCTGAAAAGTCAAAAGATTTTTTACGTTCGTCGGTGATACTCATCCCAGCGATCATACCGTCCAATTGATTTGACTGGACACCTTGAATCGAGCTGTCAAAGCCCAAGGGTTTTAATTCGATTTTAAAGTCCTGGTCTTTTGCAATTGCCTTTAGTAAATCAATATCGATACCGACATATTCATTTTGCTCGTTTTGAAATTCAAAGGGGGCAAAAGTGATATCAGTTCCGATTTTGTATGTTTCTTCTGCAGCGGCAGCGGGTTTATTGACGGCTAAAGTTAAAAAGCCTGCCAAAAAAGATAAACATAAGATCAGCTTTCTTTTCATAGTTAATTCCTCCTATAAATAAATGTTAAAAGGCTTCTGTCTGCCTTTAGAAATGGCAGGCAGATTAAGCCTTCTTAACTGCAGATAAAAAGTGGATATAAAAATTCACATATGAAATATTATATGCAGTAATCTGTTGCTTAACAATGTTTTTTGTGAATTATGAGAAAAAAGTCTTAAAAAGTTACAACTCATGTTATAAAAAGTAACATTAAGAAAAGGTTCAGACGTAGCAGAAAACTAGCGAAAATATGTTCGGTATGTTAAAATATTTCGTGGACAAAATGCGTATCTATTTTCTTTTATATAGGAAAAGAATACAATTTTTGTAGAGATAAAATATTTTAAGGAGGAAGATGTGAATGATTGATCGAGTGACCTCCAATCAATTCCAGTTGGTTTCAAAATACGAACC
The DNA window shown above is from Enterococcus montenegrensis and carries:
- the dnaJ gene encoding molecular chaperone DnaJ: MADKRDYYEVLGLQKGASDDEIKKAYRKLSKKYHPDINKEPDAEDKFKEISEAYEILSDPQKRAAYDQYGHAGTDPNYGGGYGGFGGGNYGGFSGGGSFGGFEDIFESFFGGGGGRSADPNAPRQGADLQYAVNLKFEEAIFGVEKTVKYNREEVCHTCGGNGAKPGTQPVTCSKCHGSGTINVERQTPLGRMMSRQTCDVCHGTGKEIKDPCPTCHGSGHEKKAHEVKVTVPAGVEDGQQMRLQNQGEAGENGGPYGDLYVVFRVEESDIFDRDGAEIYYELPLNFVQAALGDEINVPTVHGEVKLKVPAGTQTGTNFRLRGKGAPKLRGSGNGDQHVKVKLITPKNLSEEQRQALRQFAEVSGTKLTEQQSEGFFDKMKDAFGGKKK
- the dnaK gene encoding molecular chaperone DnaK; amino-acid sequence: MSKIIGIDLGTTNSAVAVLEGGEAKIIANPEGNRTTPSVVSFKNGEIQVGEVAKRQAVTNPNTVSSIKRHMGEAGYKVEVEGKSYTPQEISAMVLQYIKGFAEDYLGEKVEKAVITVPAYFNDAQRQATKDAGKIAGLEVERIVNEPTAAALAYGLDKTDRDEKILVFDLGGGTFDVSILELGDGVFDVLSTAGDNHLGGDDFDNKIIDHMVAEFKKDNGIDLSNDKMAMQRLKDAAEKAKKDLSGVTSTQISLPFITAGDAGPLHLEMTLTRAKFDELTADLVERTKVPVRQALKDAGLSQSEVDEVILVGGSTRIPAVVEAVRKETGKEPNKSVNPDEVVAMGAAIQGGVITGDVKDVVLLDVTPLSLGIETMGGVFTKLIDRNTTIPTSKSQVFSTAADNQPAVDIHVLQGERPMAADNKTLGRFQLTDIPAAPRGIPQIEVTFDIDKNGIVNVSAKDLGTQKEQKITIKSSSGLSDDEIERMVKDAEANAEADKARKEEVDLRNDVDALLFSVDKTLKELEGKVDADEVKKAEDARDELKAAVEANNLEDMKAKRDALNEIVQNLTVKLYEQAAQQQADADPTQAQGGADDVVDADFEEVDGDDK
- a CDS encoding amino acid ABC transporter ATP-binding protein codes for the protein MAEKIKVTNLVKKYGDNTVLNDMSITINEGEVVCVIGPSGSGKSTFLRCLNRLEEPTSGDIEIDGTHLMAKETNINKVRQHIGMVFQHFNLFPHLSVMQNITLAPTDLGRMSKSDAEKKAVSLLETVGLADKKDALPGSLSGGQKQRVAIARALAMNPDIMLFDEPTSALDPEMVGDVLNVMKKLAKQGMTMVIVTHEMGFAKEVANRVLFCDGGKFLEDGTPDEVFNNPTNPRTKDFLDKVLNV
- a CDS encoding iron-containing alcohol dehydrogenase; the encoded protein is MRVFASPQVYIQGFAAFQTELLCLQRLGKKALIVTDAFVMQMVGEQLVENLNRVEIESAAVLVDHSSQATFFAKTKEMIQTDNYQFIIALGGGKAMDLGKMVANNNHLPVAVLPTSAATDAATSRISVIYDDAGNFVRYNFYAKNPEIVLVDTKIIFAAPQEMLVAGFADGIATYIEARSVWEDQGVNIAGAKPTLAALSLAKTCHDVLIRDIKSALRAQKDGIINAAFENVVESNILLSGLGFENGGLSLAHSFHNVIMGDCQLSVRGSHGQIVAVGLLLQLLIEKRRTEYEDYRQLFTSLKLPTTLPELNLNLSQTMIRDLAKKILLTKQAGNHLGKQVDEAKISTALTELA
- the grpE gene encoding nucleotide exchange factor GrpE, giving the protein MSEKDQELKDQELKDQELKDQEVAEATEQKDLEQESVTDELTELTAKIDEMDDQLLRAKAEIANITNRNRNERELLQRYRSQDLAKKLLPAIDNLERAMATDVSDEQGINLKKGVEMTLASLQQALKEEGIEEIAAEGEAFDPNFHQGVQTVEASDDAPANTIVQVLQKGYKLHDRVLRPSMVIVAQ
- a CDS encoding amino acid ABC transporter substrate-binding protein/permease, with protein sequence MKRKLILCLSFLAGFLTLAVNKPAAAAEETYKIGTDITFAPFEFQNEQNEYVGIDIDLLKAIAKDQDFKIELKPLGFDSSIQGVQSNQLDGMIAGMSITDERKKSFDFSDPYYDSGIQMAVAKGDTKIKNYTDLKGKTVGAKVGTESATFLEENKEKYDYSIKLYDAADALYGSLNNNTVQAIFDDEPVLGYAVRKGQPLQLVGDKEKGNSYGFAVKKGKNAELLKKFNAGLKDLKSSGDYDKIVAKYVAKSEDTAATPMKKIEPKKAEYVIASDTAFAPFEFQNTDNKYEGIDVDLLNKAAQMQGFKLKWNHIGFAGAVQAVQGNQADAMIAGMTITDERKQSFDFSEPYFESGIQLAIKKGNDEIKSYADLKGKKVGAKIGTESADFLQKNKDKYGYTIKQYDTADGLYDSVRGGQIDAIMDDYPVIGYAISQGQELATPIKRESGGSYGFAVKKGQSPELLEMFNEALKEMKQTGEYDKILNKYIADGNEQKKSTVDESTIGGLLKNNWKVLLEGLWKTISLALISFVLALAIGVIFGLFSVAPIKGLRIFASIYVDIIRGIPMMVLAFFIFFGLSDAIGFTIPDYTAGVITLTLNASAYIAEIVRGGINAVPVGQMEASRSLGLGYTHTMRKIILPQAIKIMIPSFVNQFVISLKDTTIISVIGVVELLQTGKIIVARNMQSTYVYLIIGVMYLIVITALTRLAKVLEKKVK
- the pcp gene encoding pyroglutamyl-peptidase I; its protein translation is MKILVTGFDPFDKEKINPALEAVKRLPEEIAGAKIIKLEIPTVFGQAGIVVENAIELNKPDVVVNIGQAGGRFAITPEKVAINLADARIADNAGNQPLDETIVTDGQTAYFTQLPIKAMVAAINAKGLPAAISYTAGSFVCNYIMYYVQYLIDKKYPNLKGGFIHVPFIFEQVVTKPQQPAMSINDIVIGLTAAIAAIATSGQEDIKTVGGTKH
- the hrcA gene encoding heat-inducible transcriptional repressor HrcA, with the translated sequence MLTKRQQDILRLIIQHYTKTGLPVGSKSLMAAGINASSATIRNDMKALEEAGLLQKTHSSSGRIPSMVGYRYYVDHLLKPTRVAKTDMQVIKRSFGKEFHEINDIIQQSAEILSNLTSYTALSLGPDMKDRRLTGFRIVPLNSRQVIAIIVTDQGNVESQVFALPQSVSGADLEKMVRIINDKLVGEPLLTVYQRLRTEIPMILHKYFQTTEGILDLFDLMLGQVFEEKVFVGGRMNMIDFEPATDVDQFKSIYRFMKDPEELMQLLIPPTDNIDIRIGDELGNDLFHNMSLIQASYDISGHGKGVIALLGPASMQYSKMFGLLDVFSRELAEKLAEYYRSLDATS